A single genomic interval of Picosynechococcus sp. PCC 7003 harbors:
- a CDS encoding TIGR04283 family arsenosugar biosynthesis glycosyltransferase produces the protein MISVIIPVLNEATGIVPCLEHLLRVPDPLEIIVVDGGSQDQTCDRVRQLPVILCQTTGGRGKQMNRGAAIAQGDILLFLHSDTQLPQDFPALVTETLADPQVVAGAFPLGIADPRWRFRSLEKLVQWRSQFLALPYGDQAIFLRRQDFEALGGYAEIPIMEDYELMQRLRKRGKIRLTRQPVQTSARRWQQLGLWRTTWINQKMLLGYHLGIDPEILRQWYRQQVRR, from the coding sequence ATGATTTCAGTGATTATTCCTGTTTTAAATGAGGCAACTGGCATTGTCCCTTGTTTAGAACATTTGCTCCGGGTGCCAGACCCTCTAGAAATTATCGTTGTGGATGGGGGTAGCCAGGATCAAACCTGCGATCGCGTGCGTCAGTTGCCGGTGATCCTCTGTCAAACCACTGGAGGGCGCGGCAAACAGATGAATCGAGGCGCGGCGATCGCCCAAGGAGATATTTTGCTGTTTCTCCATAGCGATACCCAATTACCCCAAGACTTTCCCGCCCTTGTGACAGAGACCTTGGCCGATCCCCAGGTGGTCGCCGGGGCCTTTCCCCTAGGGATTGCGGATCCCCGCTGGCGATTCCGTAGCTTAGAAAAGTTGGTGCAGTGGCGATCGCAATTTTTGGCTTTACCCTACGGTGACCAGGCCATTTTTCTGCGACGTCAGGATTTTGAAGCGTTGGGGGGGTATGCCGAAATTCCCATCATGGAAGATTATGAACTGATGCAACGGCTCAGAAAACGGGGCAAGATTCGCCTGACCCGTCAACCCGTACAAACTTCGGCCCGCAGATGGCAGCAATTGGGTTTGTGGCGCACCACCTGGATTAATCAAAAAATGCTCCTCGGTTACCATCTCGGCATTGATCCAGAGATTCTCCGCCAATGGTACCGCCAACAAGTCCGTCGTTAA